CTGCAAACAATCAGACGATCAACTTGACCACAACTCCTAGACTACAGTGCGGAACTGTACGGTGGTGTTCTTCATCTTCTTATAGTCTTCATCAAACTGTTCATTCTGGGCCACAGTGAAATGGTTCTTCCAGTCACCAACCTTTCCTGAAGagtgagagaatgggagagagagagagagtaatgagcaAAGAAAAGGTGGTGgacatagagaggggaggagggaacgactgacagagagagaggtataggggAGACATGGAGAAGTCTACCTTTTCGCATGAATGGAGAGATATTGAAATCCATGATTGGGAGGGTGGAATAGTTGGCCATGCTGTTCTTCTTCATATTATCAAActgcactcctcctctcaccttctccttctcctctgctgAAGGAGACAAACCTAGGTAGGAGCACAGCCTGTCCAGCTCTCTCCCCGTATCCTGTAGGATCACATACACATTGGATGGAAAAACAGCTAACCTCCTAGAGCAGCAGTTAAAATGGCTCTTGAGCATATGTGTGCACTAAGCTCATTAGATCTTAATACTACTGTAACACACAACTAGCATCAGCATTCTACTCACCTCAACCATGTCCTCATAGAAGAGGTAGAGGATTTTTGAGTGAGTCTGTTTCTTCTCCCACCAGCCAGTCACATGGTCGTACCACGAACCAAACACCACTGAGGAAGTGCAGAGTAGACACATTCATAGTGTGAATGGGGACTATTATCACTTGCTCATTCAATCACTCCTTTATTCTCTCGTTTACTCACTCTTTCCATCCATGAATCTCTGTAAGAAGTTGTTCCAGACTCCTGGCTCTGGCTGTGTCCTGTTCATGCGGTCAAAGTGGAAATAAGACACAGCACTGTCCTTGGCATTACGGGCCACATACACTatctgcagggagagagagagagattgcatttatacactgctcaaaaaaaaaagggaacacttaaacaacacaatgtaactccaagtcaatcacacttctgtgaaatcaaactgtccacttaggaagcaacactgattgacaatacatttcacatgctgttgtgcaaatggaatagacaacaggtggaaattataggcaattagcaagacacccccaataagggagtggttctgcaggtggggaccacagaccacttctcagttcctatgcatcctggctgatgttttggtcacttttgaatgctggcggtgctttcactctagtggtagcatgtgacggagtctacaacccacacaagtggctcaggtagtgcagctcatccaggatggcacatcaatgtgagctgtggcaagaaggtttgctgtgtctgtcagcgtagtgtgcagagcatggaggcgctaccaggagacaggccagtacatcaggagacgtggaggaggccgtaggagggcaacaacccagcagcaggaccgctacctccgcctttgttcaaggaggagcactgccagagccctgcaaaatgacctccagcaggccacaaatgtgcatgtgtctgctcaaatggtcagaaacagactccattagggtggtatgtccacaggtgggggtttgtgcttacagcccaacaccgtgcaggacgtttggcatttgccagagaacacccaAGATTGGctagattggcaaattcgccactggcgccctgtgctcttcacagatgaaagcaggttcacactgaacacatgacagacgtgacagagtctggagacgatgtggagaacgttctgctgcctgcaacatcctccagcatgaccggtttggcggtgggtcagtcatggtgtggggtggcatttctttggggggccgcacagctctccatgtgctcgccagaggtagcctgactgccattaggtacagagatgagatcctcagaccccttgtgagaccatctgctggtgcggttggccctgggttcctcctaatgcaagacaatgctagacctcatgtggctggagtgtgtcagcagttcctgcaagaggaaggccttgatgctatggactggcccgcccgttccccagacctgaatccaattgagcacatctgggacatcatgtctcgctccaacgttgcaccacagactgtccaggagttggcggatgcttttagtccaggtctgggaggagatccctcaggagaccatccgccaccccatcaggagcatgcccaggcgttgtagggaggtcatacaggcacgtggaggccacacacactactgagcctcattttgacttgttttaaggacattacatcaaagttggatcagcctgtagtgtggttttccgctttaattttgagtgtgactccaaatccagacctccatgggttgataaattggatttccattgatcatttttgtgtgattttgttgtcagcacattcaactatgtaaagaaaaaaaatatatttaagaagaatatttcattcattcagatctaggatgtgttattttagtgttccctttatttttttgagcagtgtatatagtgGAGAAACATAGAGAACAAGTTGCAAATACTGCACCCTGCAGTTCTGCTCCCAGAAGGACTTGGGCAGCAACT
The sequence above is a segment of the Oncorhynchus nerka isolate Pitt River linkage group LG20, Oner_Uvic_2.0, whole genome shotgun sequence genome. Coding sequences within it:
- the LOC115102067 gene encoding cytosolic sulfotransferase 2-like, with the translated sequence MELPPRPKLFDFHGVSMTNYFTGNWDNVQNFQARPDDILIATYPKAGTTWVSYILDLLYFGQTAPERQRPIFEKVPFLELLIPLYPPGVEVLDKLTTSPRLIKSHLPIQLLPKSFWEQNCRIVYVARNAKDSAVSYFHFDRMNRTQPEPGVWNNFLQRFMDGKMVFGSWYDHVTGWWEKKQTHSKILYLFYEDMVEDTGRELDRLCSYLGLSPSAEEKEKVRGGVQFDNMKKNSMANYSTLPIMDFNISPFMRKGKVGDWKNHFTVAQNEQFDEDYKKMKNTTVQFRTVV